Proteins found in one Pseudochaenichthys georgianus chromosome 13, fPseGeo1.2, whole genome shotgun sequence genomic segment:
- the LOC139434979 gene encoding uncharacterized protein, with protein sequence MLKNTGRMAVRCPICNSSYRALSKHLQRNHGVRNLDERKILLLLANGRTNIRLHPCTILGCEYHGTRLDRHLARDHVELAREELHVVQNQMKMTVAKKELYELRMTNPTIEMITAWAVDTVADDDILSQPPPLSPVNECDNPDCKEWRLEANAVRAQRDIYAAEVKSLRCKLQQRIKDKRQRMDQRAGDMLAFDGEERERVILKKRPRPESTPTRLSKLKGPSCSKSPIPACSTSPIPACSTSPIPACSKSPTGSHTHSPSSSEPASIHTEASSTSPPINSPWFRGRGRGNIMRDITFPRIMEEYLQGYREHYAGIDPPVRLQENTVSKLSRVKSFLSFMAHGFNRLSDWLFLRDLKRIRGWSRSLMKSSLQVTTSDFYIKNISHFLKYMADTPCKGSRLSQTDMILIKREVVAILKSLKRKVLIHQMQVKRDKMEGLPSHNDLMTCLTSTTTRIPQLLDVMASNPTTATRTLLYGYMTLHWSCIYGHRPGVYSNMTNAEVRKADTTGTAFGYLVHVSNHKTANAFGEAQLYLTVEEFGWMKRWPNKERTYTVNNETRSSILYVCGKLFITAK encoded by the exons atgctcaagaatacaggtcggatggcggtccgttgtccgatctgcaatagctcctaccgtgccctgagcaagcacctacagaggaaccatggtgtgcgtaacttggatgaaagaaaaattctgctgttgttggccaacggacggaccaacattaggctccatccctgtaccattctgggatgcgagtaccacggcacaaggctggatcgccacttggccagagaccatgttgagctggcccgggaggaactacatgtggttcaaaatcaaatgaaaatgacagtggccaagaaggagctttatgaactccgaatgacaaaccccacaatagaaatgattaccgcttgggctgttgacacggtggcagacgacgatatactgtcacaacctccacccttgtccccggtgaatgaatgtgacaacccggactgcaaagaatggaggctggaggctaacgcagtgagggctcagcgggacatatatgctgctgaggtgaaatccctgcgctgcaagttgcagcagaggataaaggacaagcgacagaggatggatcagcgggccggggacatgctcgcgttcgatggggaggaacgagagcgggtcattctgaagaaacgaccccgaccagagtcgacaccaacgaggctgtccaagttgaaaggtccctcctgcagcaagtctcccattcctgcctgcagcacgtctcccattcccgcctgcagcacgtctcccattcccgcctgcagcaagtcccccactggctctcacacccattcacccagctcctcagagcctgcatccatccataccgaggcctcgtcaacctcccctcccataaattccccctggttccggggcaggggccggggaaatataatgcgggacataacattcccacggatcatgg aggagtatctgcaaggataccgggagcattatgcaggtatcgacccaccagtgaggctccaggaaaacacagtctccaaactaagcagagtgaagtcgttcctcagtttcatggcacacggtttcaatcgcctgtctgactggctctttttgagggatctcaagaggatacgcgggtggtcccggagcctgatgaagtcaagccttcaggtcacgacctccgacttctacatcaagaatatatcacactttctcaagtacatggccgacacaccgtgcaaggggagcaggctcagccaaacggacatgattttaatcaaacgggaagtagttgccatcctgaagtccctgaagagaaaagtacttatccaccagatgcaagtgaagcgtgacaagatggaaggtctgccgagccacaacgacctaatgacatgcttgacttcgaccaccactcgcatccctcagctcctggatgtgatggccagcaatccgactaccgcgacccggacactgctctatgggtatatgactcttcattggagctgcatttatggccaccgtccgggggtctactccaacatgaccaacgccgaggtccgaaaggcggatacaactggcactgccttcggctacctggttcat gtaagtaaccacaagacggccaacgcgttcggggaggcgcagctgtacctcaccgtagaagaatttggatggatgaagaggtg GCCAAACAAAGAGAGGACTTACACTGTAAACAATGAGACCCGGTCATCAATACTGTACGTTTGTGGGAAACTCTTCATCACAGCTAAATGA